The Dasypus novemcinctus isolate mDasNov1 chromosome 2, mDasNov1.1.hap2, whole genome shotgun sequence genome includes a region encoding these proteins:
- the GPRIN1 gene encoding G protein-regulated inducer of neurite outgrowth 1 — MGSAEDPARLQLLGKDPSPPGPQPAALHHPQDGSLGAGGPVMKDRCPSPPKASPAPPGNASDQGPGMDSRPSCPSGAGQGASCSEGPGGSLACPSPTCTPPQDTAAAETRGAHGALNSGTAEYASLGKPGFSKAEPVATVKADPAASDNRNPLFLEKMDSKSSKQADSPSIGKEDAASTRKADATFIGKTPPAVLGKVDPGTARKEDSGSLGKVDPMPSSRKDSVSPRKEDPTSLRKVDPVSPGKEDPVVPGKEDPTSSGKEHPGSSENVGPASTGKVNLVSSGTTAPGPPGKVDPTSLENVDSAPAGKTDPRSVGKLTPGSSGKTEPVSSGIVDPGFWGKMGPPSSGMAGAASKGQAETVSSAKEDPQFPGKGEPVSTGMTKTGSAGQGDPTSLGKVDPTSLKNGNPTSSGKPGPLSSGSVRKTETGSSGKEDPTSPRKADPVSVANIKLSPSGKVNPDSSGKVDPMSSGSGDPKFLGTVGPPSSVKAEAGIGGKAEPQDLSQEKADPEAPRKMGPTASGKPGSLASGKGDPVAKGKAETTLSGEVEYLSSGKRDPTTPGKTVCVASGKVDPVSSGTAEAAPESKADPLGGEKGNLVNATEVEARASGKAGLEPGGKGETKAPGKEGPTALPKEKLPALEKVDPGSSRKAEPPASAKAEPVSLGKADSASPRKAESPSSAKTAPLALEKGESSSSRQSDGKSPSEGAGDGVQPEPASRSGASSLGQKDPEAAGAQRSPRPAATETREAAATPPGPRTRDNFTKAPSWEASAPPPPREDAGTQAGAQACVSVAVSPMSPQDGAGGPAFSFQAAPRAPSPAPRPPSRRDAGLQVSLGAAETRSVATGPMTPQAAAPPAFPQVRVRPGSALAAAVAPPEAAEPVRDVSWDEKGMTWEVYGAAMEVEVLGMAIQKHLERQIEEHGRQGAPAPPPAARPGPGRAGSVRAAAPDGAAKRPPGLFRALLQSVRRPRCCSRAGPTAE; from the coding sequence ATGGGCAGTGCTGAAGACCCCGCCCGGCTCCAGCTGCTTGGAAAGGACCCCAGCCCTCCAGGACCCCAACCCGCAGCCCTCCACCACCCCCAGGATGggagcctgggggctgggggcccggTCATGAAGGACCGCTGCCCCTCCCCGCCCAAGGCCAGCCCTGCACCCCCAGGGAACGCCTCTGACCAAGGCCCCGGCATGGACTCGAGACCCAGCTGCCCCAGTGGGGCTGGGCAAGGGGCTTCCTGCTCTGAGGGTCCCGGCGGGAGCTTGGCCTGCCCCTCTCCAACCTGCACCCCTCCCCAAGACACAGCTGCCGCGGAGACACGGGGGGCGCACGGAGCCCTGAATTCAGGAACAGCAGAATATGCCTCCTTGGGGAAGCCAGGGTTCTCAAAGGCAGAGCCCGTGGCCACGGTGAAAGCTGACCCCGCAGCTTCTGATAACAGAAATCCCTTGTTCTTGGAGAAGATGGATTCCAAGTCTTCAAAGCAGGCAGACTCCCCTTCCATCGGAAAGGAAGATGCTGCATCCACAAGGAAGGCAGATGCCACGTTTATAGGAAAGACACCGCCTGCGGTCTTGGGAAAGGTGGATCCAGGGACCGCAAGAAAGGAGGATTCTGGATCCTTGGGAAAGGTAGATCCTATGCCCTCCAGCAGGAAGGATTCAGTGTCCCCAAGGAAGGAGGATCCTACGTCTCTGAGAAAGGTGGATCCTGTGTCCCCAGGCAAAGAGGATCCTGTGGTCCCAGGAAAGGAGGACCCCACGTCCTCAGGAAAAGAGCATCCTGGGTCCTCGGAAAATGTGGGTCCTGCATCCACAGGAAAGGTAAATCTTGTGTCCTCCGGGACAACGGCTCCTGGGCCCCCAGGAAAGGTGGATCCCACGTCCTTGGAAAACGTGGATTCTGCACCTGCAGGCAAGACAGATCCTAGGTCAGTGGGAAAGCTGACTCCAGGGTCCTCGGGCAAGACAGAACCTGTATCCTCTGGAATAGTGGATCCTGGGTTCTGGGGAAAGATGGGTCCTCCGAGCTCGGGGATGGCAGGTGCTGCCTCTAAAGGACAGGCCGAGACTGTGTCCTCTGCGAAAGAGGACCCTCAGTTCCCGGGAAAGGGGGAGCCTGTGTCCACGGGGATGACAAAAACTGGGTCTGCTGGACAAGGGGACCCCACGTCTTTGGGAAAGGTAGATCCCACTTCTTTGAAAAACGGGAATCCCACGTCCTCTGGGAAGCCAGGTCCTTTGTCTTCTGGATCAGTGAGAAAAACCGAAACTGGATCCTCAGGAAAAGAGGACCCCACGTCCCCCAGAAAGGCAGATCCCGTTTCCGTGGCAAATATAAAATTGTCACCTTCTGGAAAAGTGAATCCTGACTCTTCAGGAAAGGTAGACCCCATGTCCTCAGGCTCAGGGGACCCCAAGTTCTTGGGGACTGTGGGGCCCCCTTCCTCAGTAAAAGCTGAGGCAGGGATTGGGGGCAAAGCAGAGCCCCAGGATCTGTCCCAGGAGAAGGCAGATCCCGAGGCCCCCAGGAAGATGGGTCCCACTGCCTCTGGGAAGCCTGGTTCCCTGGCCTCTGGCAAGGGGGACCCTGTGGCCAAGGGAAAGGCAGAAACTACCCTTTCTGGAGAAGTGGAGTACCTGTCTTCAGGAAAGAGGGACCCCACAACTCCAGGCAAAACAGTATGCGTGGCCTCTGGGAAAGTGGATCCCGTGTCCTCAGGAACAGCAGAAGCTGCCCCAGAGAGCAAGGCGGATCCTCTGGGTGGAGAAAAGGGGAACCTTGTGAATGCCACAGAAGTGGAGGCCAGGGCCTCAGGGAAGGCAGGGCTGGAGCCTGGGGGCAAAGGAGAAACGAAGGCCCCTGGGAAAGAGGGGCCCACTGCTCTGCCCAAGGAAAAGCTGCCGGCCCTGGAGAAGGTGGATCCCGGGTCCTCTAGAAAAGCAGAGCCCCCTGCCTCTGCGAAAGCAGAGCCTGTGTCTCTGGGGAAGGCAGACTCCGCATCTCCGAGAAAAGCAGAGTCCCCTTCCTCAGCGAAGACAGCCCCCCTAGCTCTGGAGAAGGGTGagtcctcctcctccaggcagtCAGATGGCAAATCCCCTTCCGAAGGGGCCGGGGACGGCGTGCAGCCTGAGCCCGCGTCCCGCTCCGGGGCCTCCAGCCTTGGCCAGAAAGACCCGGAGGCTGCGGGGGCCCAGAGAAGCCCCCGCCCCGCGGCCACGGAGACCCGCGAGGCGGCAGCAACCCCACCGGGGCCGCGGACTCGCGACAACTTCACCAAGGCGCCGTCGTGGGAGGCgagcgcgccgccgccgccgcgcgagGACGCGGGCACACAGGCGGGCGCGCAGGCCTGCGTCTCGGTGGCCGTGAGCCCCATGTCTCCGCAGGACGGCGCGGGCGGCCCGGCCTTCAGCTTCCAGGCGGCGCCGCGCGCGcccagccccgcgccccggccgCCCTCGCGCCGGGACGCGGGCCTGCAGGTGTCGCTGGGCGCCGCCGAGACGCGCTCGGTGGCCACCGGGCCCATGACGCCGCAGGCCGCCGCGCCGCCCGCCTTCCCCCAGGTGCGAGTGCGGCCCGGCTCGGCGCTGGCGGCCGCCGTGGCGCCCCCGGAGGCGGCCGAGCCCGTGCGCGACGTGAGCTGGGACGAAAAGGGCATGACGTGGGAGGTGTACGGCGCCGCCATGGAGGTGGAGGTGCTGGGCATGGCCATCCAGAAGCACCTGGAGCGGCAGATCGAGGAGCACGGCCGCCAGGgcgcgcccgcgccgccgcccgccgcccgcccgggCCCTGGGCGCGCGGGCTCGGTGCGCGCCGCGGCCCCCGACGGCGCCGCCAAGCGGCCGCCCGGCCTCTTCCGTGCGCTGCTGCAGAGCGTGCGGCGGCCGCGGTGCTGCTCGCGGGCCGGACCCACGGCCGAATGA